In Mycoplasmopsis maculosa, one genomic interval encodes:
- a CDS encoding phosphoglycerate kinase, whose product MKKSINDLKLKNKKVIMRVDFNVPVKEGVITSNKRILAALPTISKVVEEGGKLILLSHLGRVKEQADLKKNTLYPVAIELARLIGKPVHFVDKTRGIELEIAVNKLEKGEILLVQNTRFEDLNEKAESKNNPELAKYWASLADVYINDAFGAAHRAHASTAGIAEYVKESALGYLMNNEVEKLSKLLNDSEKPFVAIIGGAKVSDKIKVLENLVTVVDKILIGGGMAYTFKKALGFEVGSSLLEQDYLEFAKDFMEKYSDKVLLPIDDLCAREFADVEPIYQEGNIEQGLMGLDIGPKTIKLFAETLKDAKTVFWNGPMGVTEFNNFTKGTLAVAEAIAELQGKAYSVVGGGDSVAAVQKLKMVDSFSHVSTGGGASLELIEGKKLPGIEAIQDK is encoded by the coding sequence ATGAAAAAATCAATTAACGATTTAAAATTAAAAAATAAAAAAGTAATTATGAGAGTTGACTTTAACGTTCCAGTTAAAGAAGGTGTAATTACTTCAAACAAAAGAATTTTAGCTGCTTTACCTACAATTTCTAAGGTTGTAGAAGAAGGCGGAAAATTAATTCTTTTATCTCACTTAGGTAGAGTTAAAGAACAAGCTGATTTAAAGAAAAATACTTTATATCCAGTAGCTATTGAATTAGCTAGATTAATAGGTAAACCAGTTCATTTTGTTGACAAAACAAGAGGAATTGAACTTGAAATAGCTGTTAACAAACTTGAAAAAGGAGAAATTCTTTTAGTTCAAAACACACGTTTTGAGGACTTAAATGAAAAAGCCGAAAGTAAAAATAATCCTGAACTTGCAAAATATTGAGCTTCATTAGCAGATGTTTATATTAATGACGCTTTCGGTGCAGCGCATAGAGCGCATGCTTCAACAGCTGGTATAGCTGAATATGTAAAAGAATCAGCTTTAGGTTATTTAATGAATAACGAAGTTGAAAAATTATCTAAATTATTAAATGATTCAGAAAAACCATTTGTAGCAATTATAGGTGGTGCAAAAGTTAGTGATAAAATTAAAGTTTTAGAAAACCTAGTTACTGTTGTAGATAAAATTTTAATAGGTGGTGGAATGGCTTATACCTTTAAAAAAGCTTTAGGTTTTGAAGTAGGTTCATCATTATTAGAACAAGATTACTTAGAATTTGCTAAAGACTTTATGGAAAAATACAGTGATAAAGTTCTTTTACCAATTGACGATTTATGTGCTAGAGAATTTGCAGATGTTGAACCTATTTACCAAGAAGGAAATATTGAACAAGGTTTAATGGGTCTTGATATTGGTCCTAAAACAATTAAATTATTTGCCGAAACATTAAAAGATGCTAAAACAGTATTTTGAAATGGACCTATGGGTGTTACAGAATTTAATAACTTTACAAAAGGAACATTAGCTGTTGCAGAAGCTATTGCTGAATTACAAGGTAAAGCATATTCAGTAGTAGGCGGTGGTGATAGTGTTGCTGCTGTTCAAAAACTAAAAATGGTTGATAGTTTCTCACACGTTTCAACAGGTGGTGGTGCTTCATTAGAATTAATTGAAGGTAAAAAACTACCTGGTATAGAAGCTATACAAGATAAATAA
- a CDS encoding DUF3883 domain-containing protein, with amino-acid sequence MILLDIETEKKKKEIGQKGEKIVLDYLEKNKKILNIKNIYNWCFGINQDDSKGYDFSYTTNDDKEFFVEVKTTIKTLKDNIVFEMSKKEFSVMNENRNKYFIYFISDVNNEKSITIKRISSIEIGNGIPSNYTFNLKKINNKNT; translated from the coding sequence ATCATTTTATTAGATATTGAAACAGAAAAAAAGAAAAAAGAAATAGGACAAAAAGGTGAAAAGATTGTCCTTGATTATTTAGAAAAAAATAAAAAAATTTTAAATATTAAAAATATATACAATTGATGTTTTGGTATTAATCAAGATGATTCAAAAGGTTATGATTTTAGTTATACAACTAATGATGATAAAGAATTTTTTGTTGAGGTTAAAACTACAATAAAAACTCTAAAAGATAATATTGTTTTTGAAATGTCAAAAAAAGAGTTTTCCGTTATGAATGAAAATAGAAATAAATATTTTATCTATTTTATTAGTGATGTTAATAATGAAAAATCTATAACTATAAAAAGAATTTCTTCTATAGAAATAGGAAACGGAATTCCTTCAAATTACACCTTTAATTTAAAAAAAATTAATAATAAAAATACATAA
- a CDS encoding DUF4116 domain-containing protein: MKFKNKIKKLLFVPFTLTPLFTISCFYKIIELPKEKNNYSQSPTDEEKKNAIQEINSLQYLLESEKRNYSIDISESNEINKINEILRSEKETNEKRSKEINLALIAINKNSNLSITAREIFNNWWWLTKYKKFVLEVIKKDGSLFKYIDEELKKDEEIILEAIKNDPTNKVLYSLFTNLGDYLGYSVPNNQNPYYNKYSENKTWALAAAENYLYEEPITQTYKKNFFDIFSFFENDKEVILKILDKDGLALKFASNELKDDREVVLKAIKQNGLSLKFASERLKNNLNIVKAAISQNVNAYHHASEQLKNNYEIALMSAATIKEIPEGLKNNSNWQLDFANKLKKLNLPQIIDSFEIISDRYLLLKLIEIDPNFIKKAPDELMNDKSFLIEAINKGARIFQNHKYMYYSKYRHLFNDKDYLKTSIEKNTDAIWDIYNNRLEIDGSLWYSDYFDENKDLFLKALTKDGLLIDTFDNKYDDSNREIIKIAVKQNGLALKEIIWKKDWLNDREIVSEAVKQNGLALEFVSDNLKNDREIVLEAIKQNPNSFKFASNILKNDKEVVLKAVSAIPSLIEFASINIKNDKDIITQLIKRDANLLIHASNELKSNREVILEAVKQNPKVFEIIINNVITNDREIVDKLVSFNGLYLEIIEDHLKSDNSILLKAVKQNGLALEFASNDMKNNKEIALEAVKQNGLALEFVSNDLKNDREIALEAVKQNGLALEFVSNDLQNDREIALEAVKQNGLALEFVSNDLKYDKNYYKFKYDDDIVLEAVKQNGLSIQFLKINK; encoded by the coding sequence ATGAAATTTAAAAATAAAATTAAAAAATTATTATTTGTGCCATTCACTTTGACACCATTATTTACAATATCATGTTTTTATAAAATTATAGAATTACCAAAAGAAAAAAATAATTATTCACAGTCTCCAACTGATGAAGAAAAGAAAAATGCAATACAAGAAATTAATTCTCTTCAATATTTACTAGAATCTGAAAAAAGGAATTATAGCATTGATATTTCTGAATCAAATGAAATAAACAAAATAAATGAAATTTTAAGAAGTGAAAAGGAAACAAATGAAAAAAGATCAAAAGAGATTAACTTAGCTTTAATTGCTATAAATAAAAATAGCAATCTTTCAATTACTGCAAGAGAAATATTTAATAATTGATGATGATTAACAAAATATAAAAAATTTGTTTTAGAGGTAATAAAAAAAGATGGTTCCTTATTTAAATATATTGATGAAGAACTTAAAAAAGATGAAGAAATTATTTTGGAAGCAATTAAAAATGATCCAACAAATAAAGTACTTTATTCTCTTTTCACGAATTTAGGAGATTATTTAGGGTATAGTGTTCCAAATAATCAAAATCCTTATTATAATAAATATTCTGAAAATAAAACTTGAGCTTTAGCAGCTGCAGAAAACTATTTATACGAAGAACCAATTACACAAACATATAAAAAAAACTTTTTTGATATATTTAGTTTTTTTGAAAATGATAAGGAAGTTATTTTAAAAATTTTAGATAAAGATGGTTTAGCATTAAAATTTGCTTCAAATGAATTAAAAGATGATAGAGAAGTTGTATTAAAAGCAATAAAACAAAATGGTTTATCATTAAAATTTGCTTCTGAAAGATTAAAAAATAATTTAAATATAGTAAAAGCCGCTATAAGTCAAAATGTCAATGCTTATCATCACGCTTCTGAACAACTAAAAAATAATTATGAAATTGCATTGATGTCTGCAGCTACTATTAAGGAAATTCCTGAAGGCTTAAAAAATAATAGTAATTGACAATTGGATTTTGCTAATAAATTAAAAAAATTAAATTTACCGCAAATAATTGATTCATTTGAAATTATAAGTGATAGATATTTACTTTTAAAATTAATAGAAATAGATCCAAATTTTATAAAAAAAGCACCAGATGAATTGATGAACGATAAATCATTTTTAATAGAAGCAATAAATAAAGGTGCAAGAATTTTTCAAAATCATAAATATATGTATTATTCTAAATATAGACATTTATTCAATGATAAAGATTATTTAAAAACTTCAATAGAAAAAAATACAGATGCTATATGGGATATATATAATAATAGACTTGAAATTGATGGAAGTTTATGATATTCTGATTATTTTGATGAAAATAAAGATTTATTCCTCAAAGCATTAACTAAGGATGGATTATTGATTGATACTTTTGATAATAAATATGATGATTCAAATAGAGAAATAATTAAAATCGCTGTAAAACAAAACGGTTTAGCTCTTAAGGAAATTATTTGAAAAAAAGATTGACTAAACGATAGAGAAATTGTTTCAGAAGCAGTAAAACAAAACGGTTTAGCCTTGGAATTCGTTTCAGATAATTTAAAAAATGATAGAGAAATTGTATTAGAAGCAATAAAACAAAATCCCAATTCATTTAAGTTTGCTTCAAATATATTGAAAAATGATAAAGAAGTTGTATTAAAAGCTGTAAGTGCAATTCCTTCATTAATAGAATTTGCTTCAATTAATATAAAAAATGATAAAGATATTATTACTCAATTAATTAAAAGGGATGCAAATCTTTTAATTCATGCTTCAAATGAATTAAAAAGCAACAGAGAAGTTATACTAGAAGCAGTAAAACAAAATCCAAAAGTTTTTGAAATAATTATAAATAACGTAATAACAAATGATAGAGAAATTGTTGATAAACTAGTTTCTTTTAATGGATTATATTTAGAAATTATCGAAGATCATTTAAAATCAGATAACTCAATTTTATTAAAAGCAGTAAAACAAAACGGTTTAGCGTTGGAATTTGCTTCAAATGACATGAAAAATAACAAAGAAATTGCTTTAGAAGCAGTAAAACAAAATGGTTTAGCATTAGAGTTTGTTTCAAATGATTTAAAAAATGATAGAGAAATTGCTTTAGAAGCAGTAAAACAAAATGGTTTAGCATTAGAGTTTGTTTCAAATGATTTACAAAACGATAGAGAAATTGCTTTAGAGGCAGTAAAACAAAATGGTTTAGCATTAGAGTTTGTTTCAAATGATTTAAAGTATGATAAAAATTATTATAAATTTAAATATGACGATGATATTGTGTTAGAAGCAGTAAAACAAAACGGTTTATCAATTCAATTTTTAAAAATAAATAAATAA
- a CDS encoding PTS transporter subunit EIIB: MTKKDKFIVFILTIVTFGFCWLYWKIQHKKRQNIINGNYKKLDSSIDIEELINLVGGKENILKAESTISRVKIFINDKKNVNIDKLNNLKYISGLMISTNSISINVGDYAKKIAIDLQNKLV, from the coding sequence ATGACTAAAAAGGATAAATTTATAGTTTTTATATTAACAATAGTAACATTTGGTTTTTGTTGATTATATTGAAAAATACAACATAAAAAAAGACAAAATATTATTAATGGAAATTATAAAAAATTAGATAGCAGTATTGATATAGAGGAATTAATTAATTTAGTAGGTGGAAAAGAAAATATTTTAAAAGCTGAATCAACTATATCAAGAGTTAAAATTTTTATAAACGATAAAAAGAATGTAAATATAGATAAATTAAATAATTTAAAATATATTTCAGGATTAATGATTTCAACTAATTCAATATCAATAAACGTAGGTGATTATGCTAAAAAAATAGCTATTGATTTACAAAATAAATTAGTATAG
- the trpS gene encoding tryptophan--tRNA ligase: MERKRLVSGIKPTGSLTLGNYIGALKNFVKLQDEYETYYFVADLHSLTMGDSNPEELKKRRKEIVALYLACGLDPNKCSIFYQSDIYEHALLQWILTCESTLGELNRMTQFKDKSQKALKQANGTEKIPTGLLMYPTLMAADIILYNADFVPIGEDQTQHLELTRTLVERLNKKYKLDLKVPTGIVPKVGARIKSLTNPSEKMSKSEHGTKSTIYLFDDPEVAYKKIMKSVTDSENKVYISNEKEGVLNLLNIYASLKNITLLEAENHFENANYAEFKNEVGLVVKEELTKIQEKYKDAYEKVDEVTTKGAEKAKEIAKQIITKIMNNLGFN; encoded by the coding sequence ATGGAAAGAAAAAGATTAGTTAGTGGTATAAAACCTACAGGAAGTTTAACATTAGGAAATTATATCGGTGCTTTAAAAAATTTTGTAAAACTACAAGATGAATATGAAACATATTATTTTGTAGCAGATTTACATTCTTTAACTATGGGAGATTCAAATCCAGAAGAATTAAAAAAAAGAAGAAAAGAAATTGTCGCTTTATATTTAGCTTGCGGATTAGATCCTAATAAGTGTTCAATTTTTTATCAATCTGATATTTATGAACATGCTTTATTACAATGAATCTTAACTTGTGAATCTACTTTAGGTGAACTAAATAGAATGACTCAATTTAAAGACAAAAGTCAAAAAGCTCTAAAACAAGCGAATGGAACTGAAAAAATTCCAACAGGTTTATTAATGTATCCAACATTAATGGCTGCTGATATAATCTTATACAATGCTGATTTTGTGCCTATTGGTGAAGATCAAACTCAACATTTAGAATTAACTAGAACACTAGTTGAAAGATTAAATAAAAAATATAAGTTAGATTTAAAAGTTCCAACAGGTATAGTCCCAAAAGTTGGAGCTAGAATAAAATCATTAACTAATCCTTCTGAAAAAATGTCTAAAAGTGAACATGGAACAAAAAGTACTATTTATCTTTTTGATGATCCAGAAGTAGCTTATAAAAAAATAATGAAAAGTGTTACAGATTCGGAAAATAAAGTTTATATTTCAAATGAAAAAGAAGGTGTATTAAACTTATTAAATATTTATGCATCATTAAAAAACATAACTTTATTAGAAGCAGAAAATCATTTTGAAAATGCTAATTATGCAGAATTTAAAAATGAAGTAGGACTTGTTGTAAAAGAAGAATTAACTAAAATTCAAGAAAAATATAAAGATGCTTATGAAAAAGTTGATGAAGTTACAACAAAAGGTGCAGAAAAAGCTAAAGAAATAGCTAAACAAATAATTACTAAAATAATGAATAATTTAGGATTTAATTAG
- the thrS gene encoding threonine--tRNA ligase, with the protein MKIKADKQLNHTTSHLLGAAVEQLYGNVKLGFGPATDEGFYYDFEFENTFSDSELAKIEKRMKHLASRNLVTIKIDEKDYDFTNKPYKKELYDELKSQGKEITFYGLQDPLNKEIVFKDLCAGNHIESTKNIKNFKLLNIAGAYWRGNSENIQLTRIYGTSWSSKEELDNYLDVLKERKERDHRKIGKELKIFSTSQLTGQGFPIWLEDGMYIHNEIRNLVLKLDRKYGFTEVLTPHFGAEELYKTSGHLAHYKDDMFSPIVVENERLIPRPMTCPHHIVCYGMEKRSYRDLPIRYSEQSQLYRYEKSGALTGLERVRGMLLTEGHLFVRPDQIQDEVKAMFSQIKEMLEIFNIQISYISLSLRDPKDKEKYFDDETMWTKSEKMLKEALDEMKIEYEEKIGEAAFYGPKVDIQIDTALGHEITVSTIQLDFLQPERFNISYVDKDGKDARPVMIHRGLVGTYERFVAILLEQTKGVLPFWIAPKQVTIIPVNLDENLDYAKKIHSLLWEKEFRVKIDTRDERLNKKIRDAQVSKSKFQVILGSNEIENNTISYREYGKDETTTLSIDEFINKLEVLRKNYE; encoded by the coding sequence ATGAAAATAAAAGCTGACAAACAATTAAACCATACAACAAGCCATCTTTTAGGTGCAGCTGTTGAACAATTATACGGAAATGTTAAATTAGGATTCGGTCCAGCAACAGATGAAGGTTTTTATTATGATTTTGAATTCGAAAATACTTTCAGTGATTCTGAATTAGCAAAAATAGAAAAAAGAATGAAACATCTTGCAAGTAGAAATCTTGTTACAATAAAAATTGACGAAAAAGATTATGATTTTACTAATAAACCATATAAAAAAGAATTATATGATGAATTAAAATCTCAAGGTAAAGAAATAACATTTTATGGTTTACAAGATCCTTTAAATAAAGAAATAGTTTTTAAAGATCTTTGTGCAGGAAATCATATTGAAAGTACAAAAAATATTAAAAACTTTAAACTTTTAAATATAGCTGGTGCTTATTGAAGAGGAAATAGTGAAAATATTCAATTAACTAGAATTTATGGTACTTCTTGATCTTCAAAAGAAGAATTAGATAATTATCTTGATGTTTTAAAAGAAAGAAAAGAAAGAGATCATAGAAAAATTGGTAAAGAGTTAAAAATATTTTCAACTAGTCAATTAACAGGTCAAGGATTTCCAATTTGATTAGAAGACGGAATGTATATTCATAATGAAATAAGAAATTTAGTTTTAAAATTAGATAGAAAATATGGATTTACAGAAGTTCTAACACCTCATTTTGGTGCTGAAGAGTTATATAAAACAAGTGGTCACTTAGCTCATTATAAAGATGATATGTTTTCACCTATTGTAGTTGAAAATGAAAGATTAATACCAAGACCTATGACTTGTCCACATCACATTGTTTGCTATGGAATGGAAAAAAGAAGTTATCGTGATTTACCAATAAGATATAGTGAGCAATCACAATTATATAGATATGAAAAATCAGGAGCATTAACTGGACTTGAAAGAGTTAGAGGTATGCTTTTAACTGAAGGTCACTTATTCGTAAGACCTGATCAAATTCAAGATGAAGTTAAAGCTATGTTTAGTCAAATAAAAGAAATGCTAGAAATTTTTAATATTCAAATTAGTTATATTTCGCTTTCATTAAGAGATCCTAAAGATAAAGAAAAATACTTTGATGATGAAACAATGTGAACAAAAAGCGAAAAAATGTTAAAAGAAGCGCTTGACGAAATGAAAATTGAATATGAAGAAAAAATAGGTGAAGCTGCCTTTTATGGACCTAAAGTAGACATACAAATCGATACAGCTTTAGGACATGAAATTACAGTTTCTACTATTCAATTAGATTTCTTACAACCAGAAAGATTCAATATTTCTTATGTTGATAAAGATGGTAAAGATGCTCGTCCTGTTATGATTCATAGAGGGCTAGTTGGAACCTATGAAAGATTTGTTGCTATATTATTAGAACAAACAAAAGGAGTTTTACCATTTTGAATCGCACCTAAACAAGTAACAATAATACCAGTTAATTTAGATGAAAATCTTGATTATGCTAAAAAAATTCATTCATTATTATGAGAAAAAGAATTTAGAGTAAAAATTGACACAAGGGACGAAAGACTGAATAAAAAAATACGTGATGCACAAGTATCTAAATCTAAATTCCAAGTTATTTTAGGATCTAATGAAATTGAAAATAATACAATTAGTTATCGTGAATATGGTAAAGATGAAACAACAACTCTTTCAATTGACGAATTCATAAATAAATTAGAAGTTTTAAGAAAAAATTATGAATAA
- a CDS encoding MAG3450 family membrane protein, with the protein MNKKNKKEKIKIVSYGPLVILFFIFIFCIIPHFIFMIFSVKEFGNQKIENLYLIIFIPLVIFIFSLSIQILFIYFKIINLRSLVFSIPINVFFIIVMLFSLIDMYFYIKYIIAISITIVSAYPLNVLISKIEDKLSLKKQKNN; encoded by the coding sequence ATGAATAAAAAAAATAAAAAAGAAAAAATAAAAATAGTCTCATATGGACCATTAGTTATTCTTTTTTTTATTTTTATATTTTGTATTATTCCACATTTTATATTTATGATTTTTTCTGTCAAAGAATTTGGTAATCAAAAAATAGAAAACTTGTATTTAATTATTTTTATACCACTAGTAATTTTTATTTTTTCTTTATCTATTCAAATATTATTTATTTATTTTAAAATAATAAATTTAAGAAGCTTAGTTTTTTCTATACCTATAAATGTTTTTTTCATTATAGTAATGCTTTTTTCATTAATAGATATGTATTTTTACATAAAGTATATAATAGCAATATCAATAACAATAGTTAGTGCTTATCCATTAAATGTTTTAATATCAAAAATCGAAGATAAATTAAGCTTAAAAAAACAAAAAAACAACTAA
- a CDS encoding ABC-F family ATP-binding cassette domain-containing protein, which translates to MIEVQNLSKIFSDKKLFENVTLKFMAGNTYGIIGANGAGKSTFLKILAGQVESSSGQIIVEKGRRISVLGQDHNAYDEMNVTDVVIAGNTDLFKVKEEKDAIYMNPEATEQDYERAGELEIMYGDLGGWTADNDAQELLAGLQIPKEKWNSQMKDLTANQKIKVLLAKALFGNPDILVMDEPTNHLDLRAIKWLENFLADYQNVVIVVSHDSDFLDNVCTHIVDIDYNEAKMYTGNYTFWKESSELAKELTKQSNAKKEDQIEKLQQFIARFSANASKSRQATSRKKLLEKITLDEIKPSNRKYPYINWEINREPGKDILNVEGLSYVNEKGETLFENVSFTLAKGEKMVLIGEDDIAKTKFLECLLGITKPTKGEVKWGQTIKTTYYPNENSSYFTDADETIIDWLSKWPSHNSTEETKDNSDQRMRSFLGRMLFSNDTVFKKVKVTSGGEKARLMFSRMMLLEANFLILDQPLDHLDAESIDSVISGLKAYRGGAIFTTYNRALVNQVANVILEIAPDKSFIYHGTLDEYEKAMNY; encoded by the coding sequence ATGATTGAAGTACAAAATTTAAGTAAAATTTTTAGTGATAAAAAATTATTTGAAAACGTAACATTAAAATTTATGGCTGGAAATACATATGGAATTATCGGTGCCAATGGTGCTGGAAAAAGTACATTTTTAAAAATACTAGCAGGTCAAGTTGAAAGTAGTTCTGGACAAATAATTGTTGAAAAAGGCCGTAGAATAAGTGTTTTGGGGCAAGATCATAACGCTTATGATGAAATGAACGTAACAGATGTTGTTATTGCAGGTAATACAGATCTTTTCAAAGTTAAAGAAGAAAAAGATGCAATTTATATGAATCCAGAAGCTACAGAACAAGATTATGAAAGAGCTGGTGAATTAGAAATAATGTATGGTGATTTAGGCGGATGAACTGCAGATAATGATGCTCAAGAATTATTAGCTGGATTACAAATTCCTAAAGAAAAATGAAATTCACAAATGAAAGATTTAACTGCTAATCAAAAGATTAAAGTCTTATTAGCTAAAGCTCTTTTCGGAAATCCAGATATTCTTGTAATGGACGAACCTACAAACCACCTTGACTTAAGAGCTATCAAATGATTAGAAAACTTTTTAGCTGATTATCAAAATGTTGTTATAGTTGTTTCGCATGATAGCGACTTTTTAGATAATGTATGTACACATATAGTTGATATTGATTATAATGAAGCTAAAATGTATACAGGTAACTATACATTCTGAAAAGAAAGTAGTGAATTAGCTAAAGAGTTAACAAAACAATCTAATGCTAAAAAAGAAGATCAAATTGAAAAATTACAACAATTCATAGCTCGTTTTAGTGCTAATGCTTCAAAAAGTAGACAAGCTACCAGTAGAAAAAAACTTTTAGAAAAAATTACTCTTGATGAAATTAAACCTTCTAATCGTAAATACCCTTATATTAATTGAGAAATTAATCGTGAACCCGGAAAAGATATTTTAAATGTTGAAGGTTTATCATATGTTAATGAAAAAGGTGAAACACTTTTCGAAAATGTTTCATTTACATTAGCTAAAGGTGAAAAAATGGTTTTAATTGGTGAAGACGATATTGCAAAAACTAAATTTTTAGAGTGTTTATTAGGCATTACAAAACCTACAAAAGGCGAAGTTAAATGAGGACAAACAATTAAAACTACTTATTATCCAAATGAAAATAGTTCTTATTTTACAGACGCTGATGAAACAATTATTGATTGATTATCAAAATGACCTTCACATAATTCAACAGAAGAAACAAAAGATAATTCTGATCAAAGAATGAGAAGTTTCTTAGGTAGAATGTTATTTTCAAATGATACAGTTTTCAAAAAAGTTAAAGTTACTTCTGGTGGTGAAAAAGCTAGATTAATGTTTTCAAGAATGATGCTTTTAGAAGCTAATTTCTTAATTTTAGATCAACCATTAGACCATTTAGATGCAGAAAGTATTGATAGTGTTATTTCAGGACTTAAAGCATACCGTGGTGGAGCAATTTTCACTACTTATAATAGAGCTTTAGTTAATCAAGTAGCAAATGTTATTTTAGAAATAGCTCCAGATAAAAGTTTTATTTATCATGGAACACTTGATGAATACGAAAAAGCAATGAATTATTAA
- a CDS encoding trigger factor-related chaperone, with protein sequence MVNFKTKKIFIDFQDELLNKEKNEALMTAIATNQKIRMEDINKIALNGYVKKQTDTLIKEINTESPKSLILQPILNIIEEKENAIKAELSISYYLFSDLNKVDLENSKIELEYQQPPVEYLDEIYNNMVNNYTLLKESKEAIKQDDFITFDADIYFADQLVKQEKNIEIEVKQTNDFSINNLVIGKNKNELIETNAPDGTFWKITINKILRPTVTKLTNENISEIRLSGVNSLEDFKNKIYYDTRKENVQLYLLKFYENAINSITNKNEFNIPEENINYNTNLNIDNYLMQLMPEHRQSILEEFKNKTQNAKNMLETARMQAISSFNISITENAILTRTKIEVTDEEAQDKFNKLKESIASNNPNMSIENVKRMLKHQKCALYLIKIWDKELYEKVSKDIELDV encoded by the coding sequence ATGGTTAATTTTAAAACAAAAAAAATATTTATTGATTTTCAAGATGAATTATTAAATAAAGAGAAAAATGAAGCTTTAATGACTGCTATAGCAACTAATCAAAAAATTAGAATGGAAGACATTAATAAAATAGCTTTAAATGGATATGTTAAAAAACAAACTGACACATTAATTAAAGAAATTAATACTGAAAGCCCAAAAAGTTTAATTTTACAACCTATTTTAAATATTATTGAAGAAAAAGAAAATGCTATTAAAGCTGAATTATCTATTTCGTATTATTTATTTTCTGATTTAAATAAAGTTGATTTAGAAAATTCTAAAATAGAATTAGAATACCAACAACCCCCAGTTGAATATTTAGATGAAATATACAATAATATGGTGAATAATTATACTTTATTAAAAGAATCTAAAGAGGCTATAAAACAAGATGATTTTATTACCTTTGATGCTGATATTTATTTTGCAGATCAATTAGTAAAACAAGAAAAAAATATTGAAATAGAAGTTAAACAAACAAATGATTTTTCAATAAATAATCTTGTTATTGGAAAAAATAAAAATGAATTAATTGAAACTAATGCTCCAGATGGAACTTTTTGAAAAATAACAATTAATAAAATTTTAAGACCAACTGTAACTAAACTAACAAATGAAAATATTAGTGAAATTAGATTAAGTGGTGTAAATTCTCTTGAAGATTTTAAAAATAAAATTTATTATGATACTAGAAAAGAAAATGTTCAATTATATTTATTAAAATTTTATGAAAATGCAATTAATAGCATCACTAATAAAAATGAATTTAATATCCCTGAAGAAAATATTAATTACAACACAAATTTAAATATTGATAATTATTTAATGCAATTGATGCCTGAACATAGACAATCAATTCTAGAAGAATTTAAAAATAAAACACAAAATGCAAAAAATATGTTAGAGACAGCTAGAATGCAAGCTATTTCATCATTTAATATATCAATAACTGAAAATGCTATATTAACTAGAACAAAAATAGAAGTAACAGATGAAGAAGCTCAAGATAAATTTAACAAGTTAAAAGAGTCAATAGCTTCAAATAATCCTAATATGAGTATTGAAAATGTTAAAAGAATGTTAAAACATCAAAAATGTGCTTTATATTTAATTAAAATTTGAGATAAAGAACTTTATGAAAAAGTATCAAAAGATATTGAACTAGATGTTTAA